In Kineococcus sp. NBC_00420, a single genomic region encodes these proteins:
- a CDS encoding EAL domain-containing protein, which produces MTSQQREPIVDLGDGGPGRRLVAVEYLVASLITASVALLPGWTGVHDGAILTIAVSGLLSGAGLLLVPAWPLLSHRAALVGAAVTTSVCVYAADGSPAVGVFVALYCATAAHIPFLRSVRGMLAATALPFLLLPTALLASGHPGQVAGWLAVLPATTVLPVLGVRSLLSLAARRARRDGGSELLNRRGLFESCAEQLQASEGLAGQATVSVAHFDDLRDLRLALGPAAAEEVIAECARRAADLPGAVVARIDQDSLAVVRPAELDGSGEATSTCRAEGRVLLDVLREHVVLSGDGPGQGLTVRPDVSIGVACAPQHGREVEELLALADVAAVRAAGDQEHVAVAEGEAAFDADALRLHAELPAAVEAGQLRVHYQRLVAAGTGRTVGVEALVRWQHPERGLLGPGAFIPLAERSQAIVGLTYWVLRTAAAQCAAWRAEGHDVGVSVNVSPVVLADPALLNAVRRAVAENHLGDGVLTLEVTESALLGDPEGAGAVLADLRAAGARISLDDFGTGYTSLTMLRQLEVDELKIDRCFVAAAAQVPADTAIVRALVDLAHRLSMEVVAEGVEDASTADLIHALGADVLQGFHFARPVPAADVFPSAPVGSGAPSAAEPAPAPRGADEEERVQLAHTVLRSARSSADVLSSITALAAAVSGTQFASFNAVTEEHVHLLAPHGHETALAPRDGTPCAWTVQQHDVLHLDPSTDGRGAGGSASQAGIQHYVGAPVIDAAGRVLGVLCAYDRGLLPSSDLQRSQLQLLADVVADHLAGIDVADRLDGARNMLRAVAELDDGHHRVPGPDRVVATFATAVHELLRPDHSLVVHPAPSGAGPWQLLEHRGDVDPHLLTRVGFDLTGRSAVARSIATGRPVWVPDAATSSLEESDLTRHLGAAAILTVPVTTGHGGVSHVLVAVWRDPQHELDPVLRTTAVAIAGRAARELAAPVADCATPVHAAG; this is translated from the coding sequence GTGACTAGTCAGCAGCGCGAGCCGATCGTCGACCTCGGCGACGGAGGACCCGGGCGCCGCCTCGTGGCGGTCGAGTACCTGGTCGCCAGCCTCATCACCGCCTCCGTCGCGCTGCTGCCCGGCTGGACCGGCGTGCACGACGGGGCGATCCTCACGATCGCCGTCTCGGGTCTCCTCAGTGGTGCGGGACTGCTGCTCGTCCCCGCGTGGCCGCTGCTCAGCCACCGGGCCGCCCTCGTCGGCGCGGCGGTGACCACCTCGGTCTGCGTCTACGCCGCCGACGGCTCGCCCGCGGTCGGTGTGTTCGTCGCGCTCTACTGCGCGACCGCGGCGCACATCCCGTTCCTGCGCTCGGTGCGCGGCATGCTCGCCGCCACCGCGCTGCCGTTCCTGCTGCTGCCCACCGCCCTCCTCGCCTCCGGGCACCCCGGCCAGGTCGCGGGGTGGCTGGCCGTCCTGCCCGCCACCACCGTGCTGCCGGTCCTCGGCGTCCGCTCGCTGCTGTCCCTGGCCGCACGCCGCGCCCGTCGCGACGGCGGGTCGGAACTGCTGAACCGCAGAGGGCTGTTCGAGAGCTGCGCCGAACAGTTGCAGGCGAGCGAGGGTCTGGCCGGGCAGGCGACGGTGAGCGTCGCCCACTTCGACGACCTGCGCGACCTGCGCCTGGCCCTGGGTCCCGCCGCCGCCGAGGAGGTCATCGCCGAGTGCGCCCGCCGCGCCGCCGACCTGCCGGGCGCCGTCGTCGCCCGCATCGACCAGGACTCCCTGGCCGTCGTGCGTCCCGCCGAGCTCGACGGCTCGGGCGAGGCCACCAGCACGTGCCGCGCCGAGGGACGGGTGCTGCTCGACGTGCTGCGCGAGCACGTCGTCCTGAGCGGCGACGGTCCCGGCCAGGGTCTGACGGTGCGCCCCGACGTCTCGATCGGTGTGGCGTGCGCTCCGCAGCACGGCCGGGAGGTCGAGGAGCTGCTCGCGCTGGCCGACGTCGCGGCGGTGCGCGCCGCCGGCGACCAGGAGCACGTCGCCGTGGCCGAGGGCGAGGCGGCCTTCGACGCCGACGCGCTGCGCCTGCACGCCGAGCTGCCCGCCGCCGTCGAGGCGGGCCAGCTGCGGGTGCACTACCAGCGCCTCGTCGCCGCCGGCACCGGCCGCACCGTCGGCGTGGAGGCCCTCGTGCGCTGGCAGCACCCCGAACGCGGGCTGCTCGGCCCGGGCGCGTTCATCCCCCTCGCCGAGCGCAGCCAGGCCATCGTCGGTCTCACCTACTGGGTGCTGCGCACCGCCGCCGCCCAGTGCGCCGCCTGGCGCGCGGAGGGTCACGACGTGGGGGTGTCGGTCAACGTCTCCCCGGTCGTGCTCGCCGACCCCGCGCTGCTCAACGCGGTGCGCCGGGCCGTCGCCGAGAACCACCTGGGCGACGGCGTCCTCACCCTGGAGGTCACCGAGAGCGCCCTGCTGGGCGACCCCGAGGGCGCCGGCGCCGTCCTGGCCGACCTGCGCGCCGCCGGGGCGCGCATCTCCCTGGACGACTTCGGCACCGGCTACACCTCGCTGACGATGCTGCGCCAGCTCGAGGTCGACGAACTGAAGATCGACCGCTGCTTCGTGGCCGCCGCCGCGCAGGTCCCCGCCGACACCGCCATCGTGCGGGCCCTGGTCGACCTCGCCCACCGGTTGTCGATGGAGGTCGTGGCCGAAGGGGTGGAGGACGCCTCCACCGCCGACCTCATCCACGCCCTGGGCGCCGACGTCCTGCAGGGGTTCCACTTCGCCCGGCCGGTCCCGGCCGCCGACGTCTTCCCGAGCGCCCCCGTGGGTTCCGGAGCCCCTTCCGCGGCGGAACCCGCGCCGGCCCCTCGCGGCGCCGACGAGGAGGAGCGGGTGCAGTTGGCCCACACCGTCCTGCGCTCCGCCCGCAGCTCTGCGGACGTGCTGAGCAGCATCACGGCCCTGGCCGCCGCCGTCAGCGGGACGCAGTTCGCCAGCTTCAACGCCGTCACCGAGGAGCACGTGCACCTGCTGGCTCCTCACGGCCACGAGACCGCCCTCGCTCCCCGTGACGGCACCCCCTGCGCCTGGACGGTGCAGCAGCACGACGTCCTGCACCTCGACCCCTCGACCGACGGGCGCGGCGCGGGGGGTTCGGCCTCGCAGGCGGGGATCCAGCACTACGTCGGCGCCCCGGTGATCGACGCGGCGGGGCGGGTCCTGGGCGTCCTGTGCGCCTACGACCGCGGGCTGCTGCCCTCGAGCGACCTCCAGCGCAGCCAGCTGCAGCTGCTCGCCGACGTGGTGGCCGACCACCTCGCCGGGATCGACGTCGCCGACCGGCTCGACGGTGCGCGGAACATGCTGCGAGCGGTGGCCGAGCTCGACGACGGACACCACCGGGTCCCCGGCCCGGACCGGGTGGTCGCGACGTTCGCCACCGCGGTCCACGAGCTGCTCCGGCCCGACCACAGCCTCGTGGTGCACCCCGCGCCGTCGGGCGCCGGGCCGTGGCAACTGCTCGAGCACCGGGGCGACGTCGACCCCCACCTGCTGACCCGGGTCGGTTTCGACCTCACCGGACGCAGCGCCGTCGCCCGCTCGATCGCCACCGGGCGCCCGGTGTGGGTGCCGGACGCCGCGACCAGCAGCCTGGAGGAGAGTGACCTCACCCGCCACCTCGGGGCCGCGGCGATCCTCACCGTCCCCGTCACCACCGGCCACGGTGGCGTCAGCCACGTGCTGGTCGCCGTCTGGCGCGATCCGCAGCACGAACTCGACCCCGTGCTGCGCACCACCGCCGTCGCGATCGCGGGTCGGGCGGCCCGTGAGCTGGCGGCTCCGGTGGCGGACTGCGCGACACCGGTCCACGCCGCGGGCTGA
- the wecB gene encoding non-hydrolyzing UDP-N-acetylglucosamine 2-epimerase: MAENLTGKVAVVFGTRPEIIKLAPVLLALGADGHPVFTGQHYDAELTDAVFRSCGLPVTAPTLAGVGGGTRAQQVATMVDQLSQLFTRSRPRAVVVQGDTNTTNAGAQAGHYLGIPVVHVEAGLRSHDRAMPEETNRLLVSALADVHCAATPENARNLLDGAVPAEAVFVTGNPIVEAVANLLPDEAEGARLLAAHGLPERFVLATVHRPENTDDPARLGALLDGLGRLGSPVALPLHPRTRKALATWGTAVPAAVQVLPPVDYRTFLAFTRSASLLVSDSGGLQEEVTVLKKPLVVVRTSTERPESVAAGFSVLSEPEHLVEHAERMSSPQVLARLAATPSPYGDGLASQRIATLARGGALTPQTA; the protein is encoded by the coding sequence GTGGCTGAGAACCTCACCGGGAAGGTCGCCGTCGTCTTCGGCACCCGTCCCGAGATCATCAAGCTGGCCCCCGTCCTGCTCGCGCTCGGGGCGGACGGGCACCCGGTCTTCACCGGACAGCACTACGACGCCGAGCTCACCGACGCGGTGTTCCGCTCCTGCGGCCTGCCCGTCACGGCCCCGACGCTCGCCGGCGTCGGCGGCGGCACCCGCGCCCAGCAGGTCGCCACGATGGTGGATCAGCTCTCGCAGCTCTTCACCCGCAGCCGTCCGCGAGCCGTCGTCGTCCAGGGCGACACGAACACGACCAACGCCGGTGCGCAGGCCGGGCACTACCTCGGGATCCCGGTCGTGCACGTCGAGGCGGGGTTGCGCAGCCACGACCGGGCGATGCCGGAGGAGACGAACCGCCTGCTGGTGTCGGCGCTCGCCGACGTGCACTGCGCCGCCACCCCGGAGAACGCACGCAACCTCCTCGACGGCGCCGTGCCCGCCGAGGCCGTCTTCGTGACCGGCAACCCCATCGTGGAGGCGGTCGCGAACCTGCTCCCGGACGAGGCGGAAGGTGCCCGCCTGCTCGCCGCGCACGGGCTCCCGGAACGGTTCGTGCTGGCCACGGTGCACCGTCCGGAGAACACCGACGACCCGGCGCGGCTGGGCGCACTGCTCGACGGGCTGGGTCGTCTCGGCTCCCCCGTGGCCCTGCCGCTGCACCCCAGGACCCGCAAGGCGCTGGCCACCTGGGGCACGGCGGTCCCGGCCGCGGTGCAGGTGCTGCCCCCGGTGGACTACCGGACCTTCCTGGCCTTCACCCGCAGCGCGTCGCTGCTGGTGTCCGACTCCGGCGGGCTGCAGGAGGAGGTCACGGTCCTGAAGAAGCCGCTCGTGGTCGTCCGGACCAGCACCGAACGTCCCGAGTCGGTGGCCGCGGGGTTCTCCGTGCTGAGCGAGCCCGAGCACCTCGTCGAGCACGCCGAGCGGATGTCCTCCCCGCAGGTGCTGGCCCGCCTGGCGGCGACCCCCAGCCCCTACGGCGACGGCCTGGCCTCCCAGCGGATCGCCACCCTGGCCCGGGGCGGGGCGCTCACGCCCCAGACGGCCTGA
- a CDS encoding glycosyltransferase family 2 protein produces the protein MDSVHLGLALLNTAAFVLCVLFLSYVITVLRPFLRNREVELGDRADFDWHILIPCLDEETVIVGTVQHLLDNFPEATVWCIDDDSRDHTHELITWLATRHEKVRVVSRRPPEARKGKGEALNDAYRRICAEVPADGDRSRVVVGVVDADGRLEQFCPDVVAGPTLFGDPTVGAVQVQVRITEDVDALVGTDLDRLVGSRARTRGDHVLVRLQDLEFAGPIAAMQFLRRRTGSVAMGGNGQFTRLTALDDVARDNGTPWHGALLEDFELGLHVLLAGHRTEYCHDTFVAQDGLSEVGPLLRQRTRWSQGNIQCLRYLWRVLNSERISISGALEIAHYMWVPFSQVFGSVVFPLTSIVTLYYAFSDPQGADRWLLAGAWGLIPLGLLFGVLPHALWGFFYRSHCGTFVTRRGALWMAVANIGYGYLLQICAWRALFRVLKGHTEWHKTARTHDRPVANTPIPSPLPSS, from the coding sequence GCCGCCTTCGTGCTGTGCGTGCTGTTCCTCAGCTACGTCATCACCGTCCTGCGCCCCTTCCTGCGCAACCGCGAGGTGGAACTCGGTGACCGCGCGGACTTCGACTGGCACATCCTCATCCCCTGCCTGGACGAGGAGACGGTCATCGTGGGCACCGTCCAGCACCTGCTGGACAACTTCCCCGAGGCGACCGTGTGGTGCATCGACGACGACTCCCGCGACCACACCCACGAGCTGATCACCTGGCTGGCGACCCGGCACGAGAAGGTCCGCGTCGTCAGCCGCCGCCCCCCGGAGGCCCGCAAGGGCAAGGGCGAAGCCCTCAACGACGCCTACCGGCGGATCTGCGCGGAAGTTCCCGCAGACGGCGACCGTTCCCGCGTGGTCGTCGGTGTCGTGGACGCGGACGGGCGCCTGGAGCAGTTCTGCCCCGACGTCGTCGCCGGCCCGACGCTGTTCGGGGACCCGACGGTGGGGGCGGTGCAGGTCCAGGTCCGCATCACCGAGGACGTCGACGCCCTCGTCGGGACCGACCTGGACCGCCTCGTCGGTTCCCGGGCCCGCACCCGGGGTGACCACGTCCTCGTGCGCCTGCAGGACCTGGAGTTCGCCGGCCCCATCGCGGCGATGCAGTTCCTGCGCCGGCGCACCGGCAGCGTCGCGATGGGCGGCAACGGGCAGTTCACCCGCCTCACCGCCCTCGACGACGTCGCCCGCGACAACGGCACGCCGTGGCACGGAGCCCTGCTGGAGGACTTCGAACTCGGTCTGCACGTCCTGCTGGCCGGGCACCGCACCGAGTACTGCCACGACACGTTCGTCGCCCAGGACGGCCTGAGCGAGGTGGGACCCCTGCTGCGCCAGCGCACCCGCTGGTCGCAGGGCAACATCCAGTGCCTGCGCTACCTGTGGCGCGTCCTGAACTCCGAGCGCATCTCCATCTCCGGCGCCCTGGAGATCGCGCACTACATGTGGGTCCCGTTCTCCCAGGTCTTCGGCAGCGTCGTGTTCCCGCTGACCTCGATCGTCACCCTCTACTACGCCTTCAGCGACCCCCAGGGCGCCGACCGGTGGTTGCTGGCCGGGGCCTGGGGCCTCATCCCGCTGGGCCTGCTCTTCGGGGTGCTGCCCCACGCCCTGTGGGGGTTCTTCTACCGCAGCCACTGCGGGACGTTCGTCACCCGGCGCGGGGCGCTGTGGATGGCCGTGGCCAACATCGGCTACGGCTACCTGCTGCAGATCTGCGCCTGGCGCGCGCTGTTCCGCGTCCTCAAGGGCCACACCGAGTGGCACAAGACCGCCCGGACCCACGACCGGCCCGTCGCGAACACCCCGATCCCCTCACCCCTCCCGAGCAGCTGA